A single Carettochelys insculpta isolate YL-2023 chromosome 2, ASM3395843v1, whole genome shotgun sequence DNA region contains:
- the LOC142008271 gene encoding uncharacterized protein LOC142008271: MATRQPPKRPQGTPPKGSQGSQPGSQPWKRQRGPSWMEDEIRDLLGLWSEEEVLQVMGSKRQNADAFAQLAKGLAARGHPARTPDLSGVRLRRYGRVTPGPGMWPADPGPPLPLAPFTGSSGKSWAPSTPPPRRPLLTPRPMSPSRPRRQSPPRRQAPHPRVPPRSPPLGRRRRRRGESSSSDGGLQIILPSRSSSRASAQRVSPDRGSRPSAAPSEGPESTGEVSVVLDSPPGPSLQASPSAEHQPAPGRGRRQTQHHQRMVTDPQLLATLRRQLEVLERRLQLQEQVLAWRQEAWGAFMCTFERIVDYLAPHAVPYIYNLY; this comes from the exons atggccacccgccagccccccaaacgcccccagggcacaccccccaaggggagccagggctctcagcctggcagtcagccctggaagaggcagcggggcccctcctggatggaggacgagatccgggacctgctggggctctggagcgaggaggaggtgctccaggtaatggggagcaagagacagaacgcggatgcattcgctcagctggccaagggcttggccgcccggggtcaccctgcccgcactcctgacctgtcaggagtaaggttaaggagatacggcagggttacacccgggcctgggatgtggccagccgatccggggccgcccctgccacttgccccttttacagggagctcagggaaatcctgggcccccagtacacctcctccccgccggccactcttgacacctcggccgatgagccccagcaggccccggaggcaaagtccgccccggaggcaagccccacaccccagggtcccccccaggagcccacccctgggacgccggagaaggaggaggggggagtcctcctccagcgacggggggctccaaataatcctgccatcccggagctccagcagggcatccgcccagagggtgtcccccgaccgtgggagcagaccgtcag ctgcaccatcggagggcccggagagcaccggtgaggtgtcagtggtcctggacagcccaccgggaccatcgctgcaggccagcccctcggcagagcaccaaccagccccaggacggggccgacggcagacccagcaccaccagaggatggtgacggacccccagctgcttgcgaccctccggcggcagctggaggtgttggagcggcgcctgcaattgcaggagcaggtgctggcctggcgccaggaggcatggggggcctttatgtgcacttttgagcgcatagtagactacctggccccccatgccgtgccatatatatataatttgtattaa
- the LOC142008637 gene encoding nuclear transport factor 2-like, whose amino-acid sequence MAERPVWEQVGTSFVHLYYQRFDTSRVELSTLYTDASCLSWEGQQFQGKTAIMEKLMSLPFQKIQHSITSQDHQPAPDNCILSMVVGQLKVDNDPVMGFNQLFVLKNISDNWVCTNDIFRLALYNFA is encoded by the exons ATGGCCGAGAGACCTGTGTGGGAGCAAGTTGGAACAAGTTTTGTGCATCTCTATTACCAGCGTTTTGATACCAGCAGAGTAGAGCTAAGTACTCTCTAT acagatgcttcttgtttGTCATGGGAAGGACAGCAATTCCAAGGAAAAACTGCTATCATGGAAAAGTTGATG AGCCTTCCGTTCCAAAAAATTCAACACAGCATAACATCTCAAGATCACCAGCCAGCGCCTGATAATTGTATTCTGAGTATGGTGGTTGGTCAGCTGAAG GTGGATAATGACCCAGTGATGGGGTTCAACCAGCTGTTTGTTCTCAAGAATATTAGTGACAATTGGGTTTGCACCAATGACATATTTAGACTAGCCCTCTACAACTTCGCCTGA